In Leptodesmis sichuanensis A121, the following are encoded in one genomic region:
- a CDS encoding Uma2 family endonuclease, translated as MTPATYLQWEAQHPYKDEYLNGEVYAMTGSTLPHNDIAVNLTALLKFSKQSSK; from the coding sequence ATGACACCAGCAACCTACCTGCAGTGGGAAGCCCAGCACCCCTACAAGGATGAGTACTTGAACGGTGAAGTGTATGCCATGACAGGTAGCACTCTGCCGCACAATGATATTGCCGTCAACTTAACCGCTCTGCTCAAGTTTTCCAAGCAATCCTCCAAATAA
- the cas5 gene encoding type I-MYXAN CRISPR-associated protein Cas5/Cmx5/DevS yields the protein MDCLWLRIRAPFAAFRGFQAGVYRATAPIMPPSTAFGLVLNLAGIEMRDGTNRPTTLIRSDLPCLQLAIGRPCKTLATGEVVPETESEVCTLYQQLHSYPVGASGKELAARTHGAKYWIVPVRREFLVELDLILGVQADPGLLDQIKKGLRGEFNQSRYGLPFAGDNNFLFDRIDILNQPPVTYWYVKMQPDDPPMRGSYRLTVGIDRADNSKTTSYLYAPIETPTIEPPLNAWTWTPKEPVAV from the coding sequence ATGGATTGTCTCTGGCTTCGGATTCGTGCCCCCTTTGCGGCATTTCGTGGCTTTCAAGCGGGAGTCTATCGGGCAACGGCTCCCATCATGCCACCCTCTACAGCTTTTGGTCTGGTGCTGAATCTGGCAGGAATTGAAATGCGAGATGGTACGAATCGCCCAACGACCTTAATTCGCTCTGACTTGCCCTGTTTACAGTTGGCGATCGGTAGACCTTGCAAAACTCTGGCTACGGGTGAAGTTGTTCCAGAAACTGAAAGTGAAGTCTGTACCTTATACCAACAATTACATAGCTATCCCGTCGGTGCTTCTGGTAAGGAATTAGCGGCTCGAACGCATGGTGCAAAATATTGGATCGTACCTGTTCGTCGAGAGTTTTTGGTTGAATTAGATCTCATTCTGGGTGTTCAAGCTGATCCAGGATTGTTAGACCAAATCAAAAAAGGGCTAAGAGGAGAATTCAATCAATCTCGTTATGGTTTACCATTTGCTGGTGACAATAACTTTCTGTTCGATCGCATTGATATTCTCAATCAACCGCCAGTCACCTACTGGTATGTCAAAATGCAACCCGATGATCCCCCTATGCGCGGTTCTTACCGTCTTACAGTAGGCATTGATCGGGCTGACAATAGTAAAACTACTAGCTATCTCTATGCTCCTATAGAAACTCCAACTATAGAGCCACCCTTGAACGCCTGGACATGGACACCTAAAGAACCTGTTGCTGTTTAA
- the cas7i gene encoding type I-B CRISPR-associated protein Cas7/Cst2/DevR — MNKNLFATILTYPAPSSNYRGESEENRTVLQKIVKGKQEYTVISPESMRNALREMLIKAGVPCNRTRLHNEDQLAVEFKDFPNADKYADDFLFGYMVADNEAIKKNKGRPSKRDSVLRMNLAVALTPYRFDATFHQSPLNAGASPWKNASTSALLHREVSHTAYQYPFALAYSDCNAKPEWTKALIQAISQLSDVAGGHARSYYEMAPKSVVARLTPNLVAGYDTYGFDEQGGFRELERIKASDLPGDEFWIGGEIVRTMNPEQQEYLENEGVHLYENPQKLLADLADAFLTTEAA; from the coding sequence ATGAACAAGAATCTATTTGCAACAATCCTGACCTACCCTGCTCCCAGTTCTAACTATCGGGGTGAGAGCGAAGAAAACCGTACCGTTCTACAAAAAATTGTCAAAGGCAAACAGGAATACACGGTGATCAGCCCAGAATCAATGCGGAATGCTTTACGAGAAATGTTGATTAAAGCAGGTGTCCCGTGTAACCGAACCCGACTGCACAATGAAGATCAACTTGCCGTGGAGTTCAAGGATTTTCCCAATGCAGACAAGTATGCTGATGATTTTCTGTTTGGTTACATGGTTGCAGACAATGAAGCTATCAAAAAGAACAAGGGAAGACCCTCAAAGCGAGACAGCGTTCTGCGAATGAATCTTGCTGTCGCTCTCACACCCTATCGTTTTGATGCGACCTTTCATCAATCTCCCTTGAATGCAGGTGCAAGTCCTTGGAAAAATGCATCCACTTCTGCCCTACTACATCGAGAAGTTTCCCACACTGCCTATCAGTATCCTTTTGCTTTAGCTTATTCTGATTGCAACGCTAAACCTGAATGGACAAAAGCATTAATTCAGGCGATTTCTCAACTTTCAGATGTTGCGGGTGGTCATGCCCGGAGCTACTACGAAATGGCTCCTAAAAGTGTCGTTGCCCGTCTTACACCCAACCTGGTAGCGGGATATGACACCTATGGCTTTGATGAGCAGGGTGGTTTTCGTGAACTGGAGCGGATCAAAGCTAGCGACCTACCAGGGGATGAATTCTGGATTGGAGGTGAGATCGTTCGCACGATGAACCCTGAACAACAGGAATACCTGGAGAATGAAGGAGTGCATCTCTATGAAAATCCCCAGAAGTTGTTGGCTGATCTGGCAGATGCTTTCTTGACAACGGAGGCAGCGTAG
- the cmx8 gene encoding type I-MYXAN CRISPR-associated protein Cmx8: MAKTKTKPIATVDILTLDYQLAELPSSQHRAGLAGLVLLVQWLERQPEFQDRVNQGAICQIIRLDDRGATLELNQAGVEALFDEIYAASVEEQERAQPLKNKQKEIIPPLREEERQETDDKGKQKTKKVYIYPVVIPRGSFLVDPSYDQSSDGKNGHWVKLWRDMVWQILRGVPATRKPFEARSEGKYAEDAVNVWKQLIQPAEFTVDLPSTYYLGAQANNAENVPFKDRARFQFLLHFWLFAAQIYVPAVVDNEGKRNFVGYALAIPDVAYLQWFCEEIPGILSDRSPELSGYRPRDAIVDLAVESALDLMKRLRDRLTQTTGEQSISSTVFGIDVIHTEKQGNNIRVLSVTRLDPEEAMLDGYAQIRGHYWSPLFRRQCLLNLVNHQPWYTGFDALLCTLPYEQSIENDYFRRDVREKLKALVEEENQMDEITTTNSSTSNNSASVELMVFRLVSNYVNRKLKTKYDLEWKAEWKGLKNDELNQRAEYKKYAEMKAKVAKSAFLDIRSRTEQMDFVNYFVSSLCSVPQHMKSEDFVDLTKALYQETDKIRTLTLLALSANS, from the coding sequence TTGGCTAAAACAAAAACAAAACCGATCGCAACAGTTGATATCCTCACGCTAGACTACCAGCTTGCCGAACTGCCCTCTTCCCAGCATCGAGCGGGATTAGCAGGCCTAGTGTTACTGGTTCAATGGTTGGAACGGCAACCCGAATTTCAAGACAGGGTGAACCAGGGTGCAATTTGCCAGATTATTCGTCTGGATGACCGGGGAGCAACCCTGGAGCTAAATCAGGCTGGGGTCGAGGCACTGTTTGATGAGATTTATGCGGCCAGTGTAGAGGAGCAAGAACGCGCTCAACCCCTCAAAAATAAGCAGAAAGAAATCATTCCCCCTTTACGGGAAGAAGAACGGCAGGAAACAGATGATAAAGGGAAACAAAAGACGAAGAAAGTCTACATTTATCCGGTGGTAATTCCCAGAGGATCTTTTTTGGTCGATCCCAGTTATGACCAGAGTTCGGATGGGAAAAATGGGCATTGGGTGAAACTCTGGCGAGATATGGTGTGGCAAATTTTGCGAGGAGTACCAGCAACGCGCAAACCCTTTGAGGCTAGATCAGAGGGCAAATATGCAGAAGATGCGGTGAACGTCTGGAAGCAACTAATTCAGCCTGCCGAATTTACGGTCGATTTACCCAGTACCTATTATTTAGGTGCCCAGGCAAACAATGCGGAAAACGTTCCTTTCAAGGATAGGGCACGATTTCAGTTCTTGTTACACTTCTGGTTATTTGCCGCCCAAATCTACGTGCCTGCCGTGGTTGATAATGAAGGCAAACGGAACTTTGTGGGTTATGCGCTGGCAATTCCTGATGTGGCGTATCTGCAATGGTTTTGTGAAGAAATTCCGGGTATTTTGAGCGATCGCTCCCCTGAACTCTCTGGCTATCGTCCCCGTGATGCCATTGTAGATCTCGCGGTGGAGAGTGCTCTGGATTTGATGAAGCGATTGCGCGATCGCCTGACTCAAACTACCGGAGAACAATCTATCAGCTCTACTGTGTTTGGCATTGATGTCATTCACACCGAAAAGCAGGGAAACAACATCCGGGTTTTAAGCGTAACTCGCCTTGATCCAGAAGAGGCCATGTTAGATGGGTATGCCCAGATTCGCGGGCATTACTGGAGTCCTCTGTTTCGTCGGCAATGTTTGCTCAATCTGGTCAATCATCAGCCCTGGTATACCGGATTTGATGCCCTGCTATGCACTCTCCCCTATGAGCAAAGTATTGAGAATGATTACTTTCGACGGGATGTGCGAGAGAAGTTAAAAGCTTTAGTTGAAGAGGAAAATCAAATGGATGAAATAACCACTACAAATAGTTCAACATCAAACAATTCAGCATCAGTTGAACTAATGGTATTTCGATTAGTTAGTAACTACGTTAATCGAAAGCTGAAAACAAAGTATGACCTGGAATGGAAGGCTGAATGGAAAGGGCTGAAGAATGACGAACTGAACCAGAGAGCAGAGTACAAAAAGTATGCCGAGATGAAGGCTAAAGTCGCTAAATCTGCCTTTCTGGATATTCGTAGTCGGACGGAGCAGATGGATTTTGTCAACTACTTTGTTTCCAGTCTGTGTTCTGTTCCTCAACACATGAAATCTGAAGACTTTGTCGATTTGACCAAAGCCTTGTATCAGGAAACTGACAAGATTCGTACACTGACCCTGCTTGCCCTGTCTGCTAACAGCTAA
- a CDS encoding BrnT family toxin, with protein sequence MQWQWDPNKANLNIHKHGVSFEEAVTVFGDPLAVTIDDPDHSIGEARFVTIGFSNLQRLLVVCHTEREQKVRLISARLATRRERRTYESGD encoded by the coding sequence ATGCAGTGGCAGTGGGATCCAAACAAAGCAAATTTAAACATCCATAAACATGGAGTTTCCTTTGAAGAGGCCGTGACCGTCTTTGGTGATCCACTGGCAGTAACTATTGACGACCCTGATCATTCCATTGGTGAAGCCCGGTTTGTGACCATTGGTTTTTCCAATTTGCAGCGATTGTTGGTGGTGTGTCATACAGAGAGGGAACAAAAGGTACGTCTGATTAGTGCGCGATTGGCAACTCGCAGAGAGAGAAGAACTTATGAATCCGGAGATTGA
- a CDS encoding DUF433 domain-containing protein, with protein MTAYELTYPHISKSPNEAAQLVSHPRIRVAQIVMDYLSYGWPVEEMCRQHPYLTQAETHAAMGYYFDHQAEIDQQIRAEWQQFQTDQEVVPRSPFYLQMKAQGVF; from the coding sequence ATGACAGCCTATGAACTAACCTATCCTCATATCTCGAAATCTCCCAATGAAGCCGCTCAGCTCGTCAGCCATCCTCGCATTCGGGTTGCCCAGATTGTGATGGATTATCTGTCTTACGGTTGGCCGGTTGAGGAGATGTGCCGCCAGCATCCCTACCTCACCCAGGCTGAAACCCATGCCGCGATGGGCTATTACTTCGATCATCAGGCAGAAATTGATCAGCAAATTCGAGCCGAGTGGCAACAGTTTCAGACAGATCAAGAGGTAGTGCCGCGATCGCCCTTCTACCTGCAAATGAAAGCTCAAGGAGTGTTCTAG
- a CDS encoding CRISPR-associated endonuclease Cas3'' has protein sequence MPNLPGKLLAKSRRGEKEVSLEKHLLDTETCASLIFRLDGRWGQNWCRFFKIQEQEAQAKFLLNLQVAALFHDIGKANEDFYAAVSSPGFKPQTLRHEHLSALVLCLPEARSWLAQNKNLDVDVITAAVLSHHLKASESQITVKDDKEASEKLKNYRWCQPQTLKTSVTLYFQHSEVVRILERIAAIANLKNIPILPEVSWRAGSIWEQAYKTGKDAGRLFKRNVGTDRVRRSLLIAVKAGLIVSDAAASGLVREDKEISDWIEAVVHADAIDHHQIATAIINPRIGQIRARQAGQIFDQEAFLSEHSVSQLEELQQQTLRV, from the coding sequence ATGCCTAATCTTCCTGGAAAACTGCTGGCGAAGAGCCGACGTGGGGAGAAAGAGGTTTCCCTGGAAAAACACCTTTTGGATACGGAAACCTGTGCCAGTCTAATCTTTCGGTTAGATGGTCGATGGGGGCAAAATTGGTGCCGCTTCTTCAAAATTCAGGAGCAAGAGGCACAGGCCAAATTCTTACTCAATTTGCAAGTTGCTGCGTTGTTTCACGACATTGGAAAGGCAAATGAGGATTTTTATGCGGCGGTGTCCAGCCCTGGATTTAAACCTCAAACTTTGCGGCATGAACATCTCAGTGCCCTGGTTCTTTGCTTGCCAGAAGCGCGTAGCTGGTTGGCACAGAACAAGAACCTGGATGTTGATGTGATCACAGCGGCGGTTTTGTCCCATCATCTGAAAGCATCTGAAAGTCAGATTACAGTCAAGGATGATAAAGAAGCCAGTGAGAAGCTGAAAAATTATCGCTGGTGCCAACCTCAAACACTCAAAACTTCAGTCACACTGTATTTTCAGCATAGTGAAGTGGTCAGAATTTTAGAGCGAATTGCTGCGATCGCGAATCTGAAAAACATTCCTATACTTCCTGAAGTTAGTTGGAGAGCAGGCTCTATATGGGAGCAGGCTTATAAGACAGGAAAAGATGCTGGTCGGTTGTTTAAGCGAAATGTTGGAACAGATAGAGTTCGGCGATCGCTCCTCATTGCTGTCAAAGCTGGCTTAATCGTGTCCGATGCTGCGGCTTCAGGTCTGGTGCGTGAAGATAAAGAAATTAGCGATTGGATCGAAGCAGTGGTCCATGCGGATGCCATTGATCACCACCAGATTGCCACTGCCATCATTAATCCTCGCATTGGGCAGATCAGGGCACGACAAGCAGGACAGATATTTGATCAGGAAGCGTTTTTGTCAGAACATTCCGTATCTCAATTAGAAGAATTGCAGCAACAAACGCTCCGGGTGTGA
- the cas6 gene encoding type I-MYXAN CRISPR-associated protein Cas6/Cmx6 yields MIQSIQANKADPVTWNLPHVELSFGVIGQTLPADHGYGLYSAIAHLCPDIHEQEGISIQTISGQPDRQGKIELSQQSKLKIRLPYTPEKIALVLPLAGQTLTIGTHRVQLGIPQIFPLRPFEQLRSRIVTIKKFQEPEPFKEAAQRQLDALGIRGNLILPLNENGEPSRKAIKIKTYSVVGFSVVVTDLNEEDSLKLQQFGLGGKHRMGCGIFTSFPRARRFYDA; encoded by the coding sequence ATGATTCAGTCAATTCAAGCCAATAAAGCTGATCCAGTAACTTGGAACTTACCCCATGTGGAACTGAGTTTTGGGGTAATTGGGCAAACTCTACCAGCAGATCATGGGTATGGGTTGTATAGCGCGATCGCGCACCTCTGTCCTGACATCCATGAACAAGAGGGGATTAGTATTCAGACAATTTCTGGACAACCTGACAGACAGGGCAAGATTGAACTCTCGCAGCAGTCCAAGCTCAAAATTCGGTTGCCCTACACACCAGAAAAAATTGCACTGGTACTGCCTCTAGCGGGTCAAACATTGACGATCGGAACTCACAGGGTTCAATTAGGGATTCCGCAAATTTTTCCTCTTCGTCCGTTTGAACAGTTACGATCGCGGATTGTCACGATCAAGAAGTTTCAGGAACCAGAACCCTTTAAGGAAGCGGCCCAGCGACAATTAGATGCACTGGGAATCCGAGGAAACTTGATTCTGCCACTTAATGAAAATGGAGAGCCAAGCCGAAAAGCGATCAAAATCAAAACCTATTCAGTGGTTGGGTTCAGTGTGGTTGTGACTGACCTGAATGAGGAAGATTCACTTAAGCTGCAACAGTTTGGCTTGGGCGGCAAGCACCGGATGGGTTGTGGCATCTTTACCAGCTTTCCCCGTGCCCGGAGGTTTTATGATGCCTAA
- a CDS encoding helix-turn-helix transcriptional regulator: protein MSRHLERLLQIDALLRSKQRHTADSLAKELEISERTVRNDLNFLRDRYGAPIECTRQQGYHYTDPDWRLPTITLSKGELFALTVGARMLEAYAGSTYADDLRSAIARLAERLPEQSWVDLQQLADDRILFRGGAEIHLDPEIWHKLEDACQMHKTVNMTYYTASRDAISARKLDPYVLHIYRGTNPYVIGYCHQRQEIRWFRVDRIKQLEIRDETFVPDPTFDARDHLEMIFQHEAGGIPLPVAIWFDPPTAPYIRERRWHPTQEIQEHPDGSLTLCMVVRGLNDLKRWVLGYGKGAIVREPPELVQLVRDEVEGMGKSYNTPGVVE, encoded by the coding sequence ATGTCTCGACATCTGGAACGCCTACTGCAAATTGATGCCCTACTCCGCTCAAAACAGCGCCATACCGCCGATAGTTTGGCAAAGGAACTGGAAATTAGCGAGAGAACGGTTCGGAATGACTTGAACTTTCTCCGCGATCGCTACGGTGCCCCCATAGAGTGCACACGGCAACAGGGGTACCACTATACCGACCCAGACTGGCGGCTGCCCACAATCACGTTGAGTAAGGGGGAACTGTTTGCGCTAACGGTGGGGGCCAGGATGCTGGAGGCATACGCGGGGTCAACGTATGCAGATGATTTGCGCTCTGCGATCGCCCGATTAGCAGAACGATTACCAGAGCAAAGTTGGGTGGATTTGCAACAGTTGGCCGACGATCGCATTCTGTTCCGAGGCGGGGCCGAAATTCATCTAGATCCGGAGATCTGGCACAAACTGGAAGATGCTTGTCAGATGCACAAAACGGTGAATATGACCTATTACACCGCCAGCCGGGATGCGATTTCAGCACGAAAGTTGGATCCCTATGTGCTGCATATCTATCGGGGCACCAATCCCTACGTCATTGGCTACTGCCATCAGCGCCAGGAGATTCGCTGGTTTCGGGTGGATCGGATTAAGCAGTTGGAAATCCGGGATGAGACATTTGTACCCGATCCTACGTTCGATGCCAGGGACCACCTGGAGATGATCTTTCAGCATGAGGCTGGAGGAATACCGCTGCCTGTGGCCATTTGGTTTGATCCGCCGACGGCTCCTTATATTCGAGAACGGCGATGGCATCCGACTCAGGAGATTCAAGAACACCCGGATGGATCACTAACCCTGTGTATGGTCGTCAGAGGATTAAATGACTTGAAGCGATGGGTGCTGGGCTACGGGAAGGGGGCGATCGTGCGAGAGCCGCCGGAGTTGGTGCAGTTGGTCAGAGATGAGGTGGAAGGAATGGGTAAAAGCTATAACACGCCAGGAGTTGTGGAATGA
- the sbcD gene encoding exonuclease subunit SbcD — protein sequence MIKVLHFSDIHMGSGFTHGHINPETGLNTRLEDFVQTLGRCIDRAIADPVDLVLFGGDAFPDATPPPYVHEAFASQFRRLADAEIPTVLLVGNHDQHSQGQGGASLCIYRTLGVPGFIVGDRLDTHHIQTQNGAVQVITLPWLTRSTLLTRPETEGLSMGEVNHLLSDRLWVALEGEIRRLDPDLPTVLLAHAMIDTATYGAERFLAVGKGFTLPMSLLSRPCFDYVALGHVHRHQVLNQQPPVVYPGSIERVDFSEEKEDKGFVMVNLSKGQTTFEFCPLPVRPFRTIEVDLSAAENPHKKLLKALPRDRIQDAVVRLIYHLRSDQIDQIDQTELHQVLSAAHSYTIRPELFSQLARPRLPELGLGNQLDPLVALETYLTNREDLREMQADILAAAQSLLAEDEALPLEALTPLDEPAMSSLQMADNSDQQLRLL from the coding sequence ATGATCAAAGTCCTGCATTTCTCCGATATTCACATGGGCAGTGGGTTCACACATGGACACATTAACCCGGAAACCGGGCTGAATACGCGACTGGAAGACTTTGTGCAAACACTGGGACGCTGTATCGATCGCGCGATCGCAGACCCCGTTGATCTGGTGCTTTTTGGTGGGGATGCCTTTCCCGATGCCACGCCACCGCCTTACGTCCACGAAGCCTTTGCCAGTCAGTTTCGTCGCCTTGCCGATGCAGAAATTCCCACTGTGTTGCTGGTGGGCAATCATGATCAGCATTCTCAAGGACAGGGAGGAGCCAGCCTGTGTATTTATCGCACCCTGGGAGTACCTGGCTTCATCGTTGGCGATCGCCTGGATACCCATCACATTCAAACCCAAAATGGTGCCGTACAGGTAATTACCCTCCCCTGGTTGACCCGCTCTACGCTGCTCACCCGGCCTGAAACAGAAGGTTTGTCAATGGGAGAAGTGAATCACCTGCTGAGCGATCGGCTGTGGGTAGCCCTGGAAGGAGAAATCCGTCGCCTCGATCCTGACCTGCCCACCGTGCTGCTGGCCCATGCCATGATCGACACGGCCACCTATGGAGCCGAACGCTTTTTAGCCGTAGGCAAAGGCTTTACCCTGCCCATGTCTCTCCTGTCCCGTCCCTGCTTTGATTACGTGGCGCTGGGGCATGTGCATCGCCATCAAGTGCTAAATCAGCAACCGCCTGTGGTCTATCCCGGCAGTATTGAGCGGGTGGACTTCAGCGAAGAGAAAGAAGACAAAGGGTTTGTGATGGTGAACCTGAGCAAAGGCCAAACGACCTTTGAGTTCTGTCCCCTGCCTGTGCGTCCGTTTCGCACCATTGAAGTCGATCTTTCAGCGGCAGAGAATCCCCACAAAAAGTTATTAAAAGCGTTGCCGCGCGATCGGATTCAGGATGCCGTGGTGCGTCTGATTTATCATCTGCGTTCTGATCAAATTGACCAGATTGATCAAACCGAGTTGCATCAAGTTTTGAGTGCGGCTCACAGCTATACAATTCGCCCAGAATTATTCAGCCAACTTGCGCGTCCCCGCCTGCCCGAACTGGGATTAGGCAATCAACTCGATCCCCTGGTAGCTTTAGAAACGTACCTGACCAACCGGGAAGATTTACGAGAGATGCAGGCGGATATTCTGGCTGCTGCTCAAAGCCTGCTCGCTGAAGATGAAGCACTGCCGTTAGAAGCGTTGACTCCGCTAGATGAACCAGCCATGTCTTCCCTGCAAATGGCAGATAATTCAGACCAGCAGTTGCGGTTGCTTTAG
- a CDS encoding PQQ-dependent sugar dehydrogenase, which produces MSNTVMGSWIQPFIRRSGSAIAVLAIAACSLTPTNIVTSTPASPAANLSTVTSPPVVSAVETAQGVRQTTLIEGLERPWSMAWLPDGTLLITEKTGRLRLVRDGVLEPTPIAGVPEVMSSGQGGLMEIAIHPRFAENRLVYLTYSHGTENANRTRLARATFDGKALRDLQVIFEVSQVKSGGQHFGSRIVWLPDGTMLVAIGDGGNPPVQLEGDLIRKQAQNLRSHLGKIVRLKDDGSIPRDNPFATRADANPAIWSYGHRNIQGLTFDPSTQRVWATEHGARGGDELNLVEAGKNYGWPIVTYSQEYSGGEISQERSRPGMVDPKVVWTPATAPSGLAIYSGDRFPDWQGDLFAGGLVSRDVRRINLDATGKVLGQQAIAIGQRVRDVRQGPDGLLYILTDESEDGRLIRLEPTGG; this is translated from the coding sequence ATGAGCAACACTGTCATGGGAAGCTGGATACAGCCGTTCATTCGGAGATCTGGAAGTGCTATTGCAGTACTGGCGATCGCAGCGTGTTCTCTGACCCCAACCAATATAGTGACCTCCACTCCAGCCTCACCTGCCGCCAATCTTTCTACAGTGACATCTCCTCCAGTGGTCTCTGCAGTTGAAACGGCTCAAGGGGTTCGGCAAACCACACTGATAGAGGGTCTAGAGCGTCCGTGGAGTATGGCATGGTTGCCGGATGGTACGCTGCTGATTACGGAAAAGACAGGGCGGCTGCGGCTTGTGAGAGACGGAGTGTTAGAACCAACGCCAATCGCGGGGGTGCCAGAAGTCATGTCATCCGGTCAAGGTGGATTGATGGAGATTGCAATTCATCCTCGGTTTGCGGAAAATCGATTGGTGTATCTCACCTATTCGCATGGCACCGAAAACGCGAATCGTACCCGTCTGGCCAGAGCCACCTTTGATGGCAAAGCATTACGCGATTTGCAAGTAATTTTTGAGGTCTCGCAGGTCAAATCGGGAGGCCAACATTTTGGATCGCGGATTGTCTGGTTGCCGGATGGAACAATGCTGGTTGCGATCGGCGATGGCGGTAATCCACCTGTGCAGTTAGAGGGTGATCTGATCCGGAAGCAAGCCCAAAATCTCCGCAGTCATTTGGGCAAGATTGTACGACTTAAGGATGACGGCTCCATCCCTCGCGATAATCCATTTGCAACCAGAGCAGATGCAAACCCAGCCATCTGGAGTTATGGGCATCGGAATATTCAGGGTCTGACGTTTGATCCCAGTACCCAACGGGTTTGGGCAACGGAACATGGGGCACGCGGCGGAGATGAACTTAATCTTGTTGAAGCAGGCAAAAACTATGGCTGGCCGATCGTCACCTATAGTCAAGAATATTCAGGGGGTGAAATTTCCCAGGAACGATCGCGACCGGGTATGGTTGATCCCAAAGTGGTTTGGACTCCAGCCACGGCTCCTTCGGGGTTGGCCATTTATAGCGGCGATCGCTTCCCAGATTGGCAGGGAGATCTGTTTGCTGGAGGCTTAGTTTCCCGTGATGTACGGCGGATTAATCTGGATGCGACAGGAAAGGTTCTGGGTCAACAAGCCATTGCGATCGGGCAACGAGTACGCGATGTACGCCAAGGCCCAGACGGATTGTTGTATATTCTCACGGACGAGTCAGAGGATGGTCGATTAATTCGATTAGAACCGACCGGAGGTTAG